A genomic stretch from Lathyrus oleraceus cultivar Zhongwan6 chromosome 2, CAAS_Psat_ZW6_1.0, whole genome shotgun sequence includes:
- the LOC127118590 gene encoding uncharacterized protein LOC127118590 → MEGGGRRITVSPRPCCGRRVVAKKKQGRGGAGDGFINSVRKLQRREICTKSIRGFSITDAQERFRNIRLQEEYDTYDPKGPSSVVLPFFRKRSKIIEIVAAQDIVFALAQSGVCAAFNRETNERICFLNVSPDEVIRSLFYNKNNDSLITVSVYASDSYSSLKCRSTRTEYIRRVQPDAGFALFESESLKWPGFVEFDDVNGKVLTYSAQDSIYKVFDLKNYTLLYSVADKNVQEIKISPGIMLLIYSKTSSHVPLKILSIEDGTVLKSFNHLIHRNSKVDFIEQFNEKLLVKQENENLQILDVRTFELKEVSKTEFMTPSAFIFLYENQLFLTFRNRTVAVWNFRGELVTSFEDHLLWHPDCNTNNIYITSDQDLIISYCKADSDESLSEGNAGSINVSNILTGKCLAKIRASNSFPITKECNCSDDCPGGGCNSKKRKQASRIRSTVTEALEDITALFYDEDRNEIYTGNRHGLVHVWSN, encoded by the exons ATGGAAGGTGGTGGGAGGAGAATTACTGTGAGTCCGAGACCCTGCTGTGGCCGTCGTGTGGTGGCGAAAAAGAAGCAGGGTCGTGGTGGTGCTGGTGATGGGTTTATCAACAGTGTTAGGAAGCTTCAGAGACGTGAAATTTGTACCAAAAGTATTCGGGGTTTTAGTATCACTGATGCTCAAGAAAGGTTCCGCAATATTCGATTGCAG GAAGAATATGATACGTATGATCCAAAAGGCCCTTCTTCCGTCGTATTGCCATTTTTTAGAAAGAGGTCAAAGATTATCGAAATTGTAGCGGCCCAGGACATTGTTTTTGCCCTTGCACAATCTGGCGTGTGTGCAGCATTTAACCGAG AGACCAATGAAAGGATATGCTTCTTGAATGTCAGTCCCGATGAAGTGATAAGAAGTTTGTTTTATAACAAAAACAACGACTCACTTATCACAGTTTCTGTCTATGCTTCAGACAGTTACAGTTCTTTGAAATGCAGAAGCACCAGAACTGA ATATATAAGGAGGGTTCAACCAGATGCTGGGTTTGCTCTTTTCGAATCCGAGTCTTTGAAATGGCCAGGTTTTGTAGAGTTTGATGATGTCAATGGGAAGGTACTGACATACTCTGCACAGGATAG CATATACAAGGTGTTTGACCTGAAAAACTATACATTGTTATACTCCGTTGCAGATAAAAATGTGCAAGAGATTAAGATCAG CCCGGGGATCATGTTGTTGATTTATTCTAAAACAAGCAGTCATGTCCCACTAAAAATCCTCTCAATAGAAGATGGTACTGTTTTGAAGTCATTCAACCATCTGATTCATCGGAATAGTAAGGTGGACTTTATTGAACAGTTCAATGAAAAACTTCTCGTCAAGCAAGAAAATGAAAACCTCCAAATCCTAGAT GTTCGTACTTTTGAGCTTAAAGAAGTAAGCAAAACGGAATTTATGACGCCATCTGCATTTATATTCTTATACGAGAACCAACTATTCCTGACGTTTCGAAATAGAACTGTGGCTGTGTGGAATTTCCGTGGAGAACTTGTAACTTCTTTCGAGGATCACCTTCTGTGGCATCCTGACTGCAATACAAACAACATTTATATAACCAGTGACCAGGATCTTATCATATCATACTGCAAGGCTGATTCAGATGAGTCATTGTCCGAAGGAAATG CGGGATCTATCAATGTCAGCAACATTTTAACCGGTAAATGTCTTGCAAAGATAAGAGCAAGTAATAGCTTTCCCATTACAAAGGAATGCAACTGCAGTGACGATTGCCCGGGTGGTGGTTGTAATTCAAAGAAGCGAAAACAGGCCTCCAGAATAAGGAGCACAGTCACAGAAGCCTTGGAAGACATTACTGCTCTTTTCTACGATGAAGACCGCAACGAGATCTATACAGGCAACAGACATGGTCTGGTTCATGTCTGGTCTAACTAA